The window GAGATGTTAAGTGAGTCTTTCTTTATAAAGCAGGATACTAGGGAGAATTCCTTCACTCCAACACAAGGAAGTCTGATAATTCATCTGGGTATCTAAGTACTTTGAGCATTTGATGACAATGGCTGCAGCATCAGATTGTGCGGTAACGGCAAAAACTAAATGCGTTAAAAAGGTGATTATGAGtagcgtgtttttttttttttttttgacaagaaACTGTAGAACTTCATTATCTGTGtatattgtatttgtatttgaaatcaaaattgtaTTTGAAATCAAAGAAAACGATTTTGTCTTTCAGGTTTCTAAACCACtgatggagaaaaaaagaagGGCACGTATCAATAAATGTTTGAATCAACTGAAAAGCCTCCTGGAAAGCGTTTGTTCCAACAATGTAaggaatttaaatgaatttaattttcTAAAGTGGTTTAGATATACAGTAGGCCTATTCAAATCCTAACATCAAATCTCTGTCCCAAAATCTAACTgatcttttttatatttacttattgCATTATTCAGATCCGCAAGCGAAAACTGGAAAAGTCTGACATTTTGGAAATGACGGTGAAACATCTAAGGCATCTGCAAAACAGCGAAAGAGGTTCGTGTGCCCTTCACTTTGAAAGAATTAATCAATTTTCCAAcataataggctatataagaaGTGTATTATTGGAGAAAATAACTAAATATCGTTTCTCTGAATACAGGAATGGCCAAAGTTTTGGACTCTGCTGAATATCACGCTGGCTACAGAAGTTGTCTCGCCTCTGTCAGTCATTATCTTCTCGCGTCAGACACAGACAGGGATTGCCGTTTCACCATGCTGACGCATCTTACGAGCGGTCCTCACCACGGCAGAGTTCATGATTTCAGTACTGCGGAAAGCGACCCCGCACTGATCCTTGCACCAACAAGTACACCTCGGCGATCACATAGGCCTATTGTTTCGCTTAAAACAGAAGCTTCTTATCCCAACGTGCAGCAAACATCAGACAGAAATTATTGCTTTGTGCCGAAGAGGACTGAGATTTGTGATATGGACAAACAATCATTCAACGCACAGGTTGGGACGTCTGGATCAAAGAAGCTCAAAACCATGCACTTCAGTCTTAAAAATACAAAGGTTGATAAGTGCTGCATTTTGAAACATAATTATTGGCGGCCTTGGTAATTATgaacaatttcaaatttcactGTTTCAACACTTAGACTTTAGCTCTAATTTTTGCTTCTCATGCACTGTACATGTAgatcttattttttatgaatgtcTATTTTAGGAATAAAAGACTACAACAATATGTGTATTTGTAAAAAACATACATTGTTTATGACTAGATGTCAAGTCTCTTTTTAATCTCTTCTGCATGTCTCCCAAGAGCTTTTTCAAGTAGCCAACACGTAAAACCGTTTGTAAACTATGACTCGCAACTTGAGCTAATTTTCACTCTTGAATAACTATACTCCTTACTGCTTAAGTAGCATTATATCATGCGTCGGTTTATACATTATATGGTTTACTGATATATTACATTAGATGGACAAGCTGGTCCAAGCTCTTCCCgaatttgtgtttatgaatgaatgacgTTACGTAGGAGATGGAGTAGCTAATAACTGCTGCgaagatggatggatgtcaAAATCCATAGAATGGATGTCAAAATAAGCAAgggaataaaatatttaaaaatacacacCCTTACTatggtacactctaaaaaatgctgggttaaaaacaacccaagttgggttgaaaatggacaaacccagtggttgggttaaatgtttgcccagcgTGCAAAcccaaatattgtttaaaaattacaatatggctggcttaaaataaacccaaaaataggttggaaattaaaaatcagacacataattactagaggcaacaataataatcaaaatgtgaacatttattaataaacaatttaataaatgtttattg of the Megalobrama amblycephala isolate DHTTF-2021 linkage group LG12, ASM1881202v1, whole genome shotgun sequence genome contains:
- the her3 gene encoding hairy-related 3 is translated as MTMAAASDCAVTAKTKCVKKVSKPLMEKKRRARINKCLNQLKSLLESVCSNNIRKRKLEKSDILEMTVKHLRHLQNSERGMAKVLDSAEYHAGYRSCLASVSHYLLASDTDRDCRFTMLTHLTSGPHHGRVHDFSTAESDPALILAPTSTPRRSHRPIVSLKTEASYPNVQQTSDRNYCFVPKRTEICDMDKQSFNAQVGTSGSKKLKTMHFSLKNTKVDKCCILKHNYWRPW